The following proteins come from a genomic window of Kitasatospora sp. NBC_01246:
- a CDS encoding thioesterase II family protein — translation MTNNTGWIQIFDPAPKAGLRLVCCPHAGASAGTYRRLSAALPGDVEALSVQYPGRRGRSGERGIDDIGALADRIGAELLGFDDLPLAVLGHSMGSVVAFEVTRRLEAAGRAPVRLFVSGRRSPSAGLGLNIPRGDDEVLDELRELGGIPARLLDRPKYRESILTVIRNDYRANSRYTARPDTTVTCPVTFLFADADPYLDPAAALGWKGHTTGEFRLTSFPGGHFFLDQQLAAVVATITADLGVGSTGRADGDRA, via the coding sequence TTGACCAATAACACGGGATGGATCCAGATATTCGACCCCGCACCGAAGGCCGGGCTGCGCCTGGTCTGTTGCCCGCACGCCGGGGCCTCGGCGGGCACCTACCGCCGGCTCTCGGCCGCCCTTCCCGGCGACGTCGAGGCGCTGTCGGTCCAGTACCCCGGGCGGCGCGGCCGTTCCGGGGAGCGCGGGATCGACGACATCGGCGCGCTGGCCGACCGGATCGGCGCCGAACTGCTCGGCTTCGACGACCTGCCGTTGGCCGTCCTGGGCCACAGCATGGGCTCGGTCGTCGCCTTCGAGGTGACCCGCCGGCTGGAGGCGGCCGGGCGGGCGCCGGTGCGGCTGTTCGTCTCGGGCCGCCGCTCGCCGTCCGCCGGGCTCGGCCTGAACATCCCCCGGGGCGACGACGAGGTCCTGGACGAACTCCGGGAGCTGGGCGGGATCCCGGCGAGGCTGCTGGACCGCCCGAAGTACCGCGAGTCGATCCTGACCGTCATCCGCAACGACTACCGGGCCAACTCCCGTTACACCGCCCGGCCCGACACCACCGTGACCTGTCCGGTCACCTTCCTGTTCGCGGACGCCGACCCGTATCTCGACCCGGCGGCGGCGCTCGGCTGGAAGGGCCACACCACAGGGGAGTTCCGGCTCACCTCCTTCCCCGGTGGCCACTTCTTCCTCGATCAGCAGTTGGCCGCGGTGGTCGCGACGATCACCGCGGATCTGGGTGTCGGATCCACCGGACGAGCGGACGGAGACAGAGCGTGA
- a CDS encoding LuxR C-terminal-related transcriptional regulator: MKRGLCSIDEELAVRVYERLLVAKGVTLPELATDLGITAERAEQALSALRCLKLVRYCQEQGRFVARSPEIAQLELLMPLEQAIREKRRELTDFQDTLGSFADTYSSLQRTRLRREPVLSGLDREQTGLRMADALRDRPSEILVMEPFAPVQGQDSHVLGLSALPPGVPIQVLYPHTARSSLASRGSLRTLAEASARVRTSTQAFERLVIVGGEVAFLADPGGDDAGVTVVYEQAIVARLVRSYEHAWASGTDIDSNVVRYGETLDEVRCAILELLASGLKDEVVARRIGMSSRTFRRHLATIMDELNAESRFQAGAAAVQAGLLPVRGAAG; this comes from the coding sequence GTGAAGCGGGGACTGTGCTCGATCGACGAGGAGCTGGCGGTCCGGGTCTACGAGCGGCTGCTGGTGGCCAAGGGGGTGACCCTCCCGGAGCTCGCCACCGACCTGGGCATCACGGCCGAGCGGGCGGAACAGGCGCTCTCCGCCCTGCGCTGCCTGAAGCTCGTCAGGTACTGCCAGGAGCAGGGGCGCTTCGTGGCGCGCAGCCCCGAGATCGCCCAACTGGAACTGCTCATGCCGCTGGAGCAGGCGATCCGCGAGAAGCGCCGTGAACTGACGGACTTCCAGGACACGCTGGGCTCGTTCGCCGACACCTACAGCAGCCTCCAGCGCACCCGGCTGCGGAGGGAGCCGGTGCTCAGCGGGCTGGACCGGGAGCAGACCGGGTTGCGGATGGCGGACGCCCTGCGCGACCGCCCGTCCGAGATCCTCGTCATGGAGCCGTTCGCCCCGGTCCAGGGGCAGGACTCGCACGTGCTGGGCCTGTCGGCGCTGCCGCCCGGGGTCCCGATTCAGGTCCTGTACCCGCACACCGCCCGCAGCAGCCTGGCCTCACGCGGCAGCCTGCGGACGCTGGCCGAGGCGAGCGCGCGGGTCCGCACCTCGACCCAGGCCTTCGAGCGCCTGGTCATCGTGGGTGGCGAGGTGGCCTTCCTGGCCGACCCCGGGGGCGACGACGCGGGCGTCACCGTCGTCTACGAGCAGGCCATCGTCGCCCGGCTGGTGCGCTCCTACGAGCACGCCTGGGCGTCCGGGACGGACATCGACTCGAACGTGGTCAGGTACGGCGAGACCCTGGACGAGGTCCGCTGCGCCATCCTGGAACTGCTCGCCTCGGGGCTCAAGGACGAGGTGGTGGCCCGGCGCATCGGCATGTCCTCGCGGACCTTCCGCCGTCACCTCGCCACCATCATGGACGAGTTGAACGCCGAGAGCCGGTTCCAGGCGGGCGCGGCCGCCGTCCAGGCCGGACTCCTGCCGGTCCGGGGCGCCGCCGGCTGA